A window of Mucilaginibacter paludis DSM 18603 contains these coding sequences:
- a CDS encoding ABC transporter ATP-binding protein — protein MMIAIKDLKKIYAGVVVVDVPYLEIHKGESIGLVGNNGAGKTTLFRMMLDLIRPEKGEVLSNGENVAHSENWKNYTASYLDEGFLIDYLTPEEYFYFIGGLHQQGRAQVDEFLAGFGDFFNGEILKRGKYIRDLSKGNQCKVGVAACLLQNPELLMLDEPFANIDPTTQIRLKNLIKELNKSRGMTTIVSSHDLNHVTDVCDRILLMEKGKIIKDIATNSSTLAELEQYFSVGISAAGEDVV, from the coding sequence ATGATGATAGCAATAAAAGACCTTAAAAAAATTTATGCCGGTGTTGTTGTGGTAGATGTGCCGTACCTGGAGATCCATAAGGGCGAGAGCATTGGCCTGGTAGGCAATAACGGCGCCGGTAAAACCACCCTTTTCAGGATGATGCTCGACCTGATCCGCCCTGAAAAAGGAGAGGTGCTTTCTAATGGCGAGAATGTGGCGCATAGCGAAAATTGGAAAAACTACACCGCCTCGTATTTGGATGAGGGCTTTTTAATAGATTACCTTACACCCGAAGAATACTTTTATTTTATAGGCGGGCTGCACCAGCAGGGCCGCGCACAGGTAGACGAATTTTTAGCAGGCTTCGGCGATTTTTTTAACGGCGAAATACTTAAACGTGGCAAATACATCCGCGATCTGTCTAAAGGTAATCAGTGTAAGGTTGGTGTTGCCGCGTGCCTGTTACAAAATCCCGAATTGCTGATGCTCGACGAGCCCTTTGCCAATATCGATCCAACTACACAGATCAGGCTAAAAAACCTGATCAAGGAGCTGAATAAATCCCGAGGTATGACAACCATCGTATCCAGCCATGACCTTAACCATGTAACCGATGTTTGCGACCGGATTTTGTTAATGGAAAAAGGAAAAATCATTAAAGACATTGCTACCAACTCATCCACATTAGCCGAACTGGAACAATACTTTTCGGTAGGAATAAGTGCCGCTGGTGAAGATGTGGTTTAA
- a CDS encoding metallophosphoesterase, translating into MILQYCSDLHLEFPQNEAYIKAHPIQPVGEILILAGDITLFNRIDYQKDFFNYVSDHFRETYWIPGNHEYYQSDISNRSGSFEEKIRDNVSLVNNVVKNFGTHQLLFSTLWSSISLLNGWRIERGLNDFYQISYNGKRFQIPDYNDFHAKCVDFLRDALEKEINGKKVVITHHVPTFKHYPPEYKSDYLNEAFATVLDYLILDTTPDYWVYGHHHRNIPEFKIGHTKMLTNQLGYVQHNENLNYSNAKFIEL; encoded by the coding sequence ATGATTCTACAATACTGCTCCGACCTACATTTAGAGTTTCCCCAAAATGAAGCTTATATAAAAGCACACCCAATTCAACCCGTCGGAGAGATTTTGATATTAGCAGGTGACATTACTTTGTTTAATCGGATAGACTATCAAAAAGACTTCTTTAATTACGTTAGCGATCATTTCAGGGAAACCTATTGGATACCGGGTAATCACGAGTACTATCAAAGCGATATTTCAAACCGGTCAGGTTCATTTGAAGAAAAGATCAGAGACAATGTGTCCCTGGTCAATAATGTTGTTAAAAATTTTGGTACACATCAGCTACTATTTTCCACCTTGTGGTCGTCAATCAGTCTTTTAAATGGCTGGCGAATAGAAAGGGGCTTAAATGATTTCTATCAAATCAGTTACAACGGAAAGCGCTTTCAAATTCCTGATTATAATGACTTTCACGCAAAATGTGTCGATTTTCTGCGCGATGCTTTAGAAAAAGAAATAAATGGCAAAAAAGTTGTTATCACACATCACGTTCCTACTTTTAAACACTATCCGCCCGAATATAAAAGTGATTATTTAAACGAAGCTTTTGCAACCGTGCTGGATTATTTGATTTTGGATACCACGCCGGATTATTGGGTCTATGGGCATCATCACCGGAATATTCCAGAATTTAAAATAGGCCATACCAAAATGCTGACAAATCAACTTGGCTACGTTCAACACAATGAAAATCTAAACTATAGTAATGCTAAGTTTATCGAATTATAG
- the hpt gene encoding hypoxanthine phosphoribosyltransferase: MKIQIADLEFEKMIVYESIEKRAMQIGEQLTEEYRGRLPVFIGVLNGSFMFIAELLKNVTIQCEVAFMKLSSYHGGLETSRTITDEFDLNVDITDRDVILVEDIVDTGNTLRYLIDKLKSRNPASITTCSLLYKPQAMEHVIPELKYIGFEIENKFVVGFGLDYQDLGRNLKDVYQLVIGLQPEA, encoded by the coding sequence ATGAAAATCCAGATAGCCGACCTTGAATTTGAGAAAATGATTGTATACGAGTCCATTGAGAAACGGGCTATGCAAATAGGCGAGCAGTTAACCGAAGAATACCGGGGCAGGCTGCCTGTTTTTATCGGCGTGCTTAATGGCAGCTTTATGTTTATTGCCGAGCTGTTAAAAAACGTAACCATACAGTGCGAGGTTGCCTTTATGAAGCTTTCATCATACCACGGCGGACTGGAGACCAGCCGAACCATTACCGATGAGTTTGATTTAAATGTAGATATTACCGACCGGGATGTTATTTTGGTAGAGGATATTGTGGATACCGGCAATACTTTACGTTACCTCATTGATAAGCTAAAATCCCGCAACCCGGCATCGATAACTACCTGCTCATTGCTGTACAAACCACAGGCCATGGAGCATGTAATACCCGAACTAAAGTATATCGGCTTTGAAATTGAAAATAAATTTGTAGTTGGCTTCGGCCTGGATTACCAGGACCTGGGCCGCAATTTGAAGGATGTTTATCAGTTGGTGATTGGTCTTCAGCCCGAAGCTTAA
- a CDS encoding DUF5687 family protein, translating to MTSTFIRHELKAFWRSKNTGKAVAVRIIMGILILYLFLNVLVVAYLMDKILDHAFPDESVVTSFSGILLYYFLIDLLLRFQLQELPTLRVQPYLHLPIKKNTVVRYLSFASLQSFFNLWPILLFTPILLKVIRPELGLTTALVFFVAIMALTVFNNYLSLYIKRRSNLNGWVSVGFAIAMALIMASDFTWHIISMRQPSQWFFGHLHTRPLWLLLPVVLAAGMYYINFLYLKQNLYLEELGSRKTAYKSSTEIPVLNRFGSVGDLVGNEVKLILRNKRPRSALVMTVMFLLYGLLFYTNKHYGDGWKVFCGMFMTGIFIINYGQFMFGWQAGHFDGLLVSKVKFSDFLKAKYLLFTGVSTVAFLLTLPYAYFGWHIIVVHFVMYIWNIGVNTSVVLFFANRNYKRIDLTKGASFNWEGVGATQLLLSLPLFLLPFVFYSPLAWLGHPDVALGLLAAIGLFCILTRGYWIEKLEADFNEKRYTIAEGFRNK from the coding sequence ATGACATCAACCTTTATCCGGCACGAATTAAAGGCCTTTTGGCGATCTAAAAATACGGGCAAGGCCGTAGCGGTGCGCATTATTATGGGTATATTAATATTATACCTGTTTTTAAATGTGCTTGTTGTAGCATACCTGATGGATAAGATACTTGACCATGCTTTTCCTGACGAAAGCGTGGTTACTTCATTTTCAGGAATTTTGCTGTATTATTTTTTAATAGACTTGTTATTGCGCTTCCAGTTACAAGAGCTGCCTACGCTCCGCGTGCAACCGTATTTGCATCTACCTATAAAAAAAAATACGGTGGTGCGTTATTTGTCGTTCGCCTCGCTGCAGTCGTTTTTTAACTTGTGGCCCATCCTGCTTTTTACCCCTATCCTGCTAAAGGTTATCCGCCCCGAACTTGGCTTAACAACAGCACTGGTGTTTTTTGTTGCCATTATGGCTTTAACGGTATTTAATAACTATCTCAGCCTGTATATAAAACGGCGTTCCAATTTAAACGGGTGGGTATCCGTAGGTTTCGCCATAGCTATGGCGCTGATCATGGCCTCCGATTTTACATGGCATATCATTTCCATGCGCCAGCCATCCCAATGGTTTTTTGGGCATCTGCATACGCGCCCCTTATGGTTGCTTTTGCCGGTAGTGCTGGCTGCTGGCATGTATTATATTAACTTTTTATACCTCAAACAAAACCTTTACCTGGAAGAACTGGGATCGCGTAAAACGGCTTACAAAAGCAGTACAGAGATTCCGGTATTAAATCGTTTTGGCAGCGTTGGCGATTTGGTGGGTAATGAGGTTAAACTCATCCTGCGTAACAAGCGCCCCCGGTCGGCCCTGGTGATGACGGTGATGTTCCTGCTGTATGGCTTGTTGTTTTATACCAACAAGCATTATGGTGACGGGTGGAAAGTTTTTTGCGGCATGTTTATGACGGGTATCTTCATTATCAACTACGGGCAGTTTATGTTTGGCTGGCAGGCCGGGCATTTTGATGGCCTGCTGGTAAGCAAAGTTAAGTTTAGCGATTTTTTGAAGGCCAAGTACCTGCTGTTTACCGGCGTATCAACTGTGGCATTTTTATTAACCTTGCCCTATGCCTATTTTGGCTGGCATATTATAGTGGTGCACTTTGTGATGTACATTTGGAATATCGGTGTTAATACATCTGTCGTGTTGTTTTTTGCCAACCGCAATTACAAACGCATCGACTTAACCAAAGGTGCATCCTTTAACTGGGAAGGGGTGGGGGCTACGCAGTTACTGTTAAGTTTGCCGCTGTTTTTGTTGCCGTTTGTATTTTACAGCCCGCTGGCCTGGTTGGGGCATCCTGATGTAGCTCTGGGTTTGCTGGCCGCAATAGGCTTGTTTTGTATACTTACCCGGGGCTATTGGATTGAAAAACTGGAAGCCGATTTTAACGAAAAAAGATATACCATAGCCGAAGGCTTTAGAAATAAATAG
- a CDS encoding MutS-related protein gives MIVVLVLIVLILSLYLYSGYRAIGKRQALTEDINEAWAKPLDNYRDINLIASYHHYLKTESAVSDSIAADIDLESVFYYADRTSSKIGQQCLYHQLRSPETDAENLQKLDQLTEQLTADEETRTAIQLELSRLNHKNAYYLHELFNGRHIPFYSALLIQYIRFAWFLWIVTLVLTIITHAQLLFLLALGLTLFNFYLHYSNKKNILSYVHSLPQLYVLIQVAKNMTQRVEFAGNEAIPQHLQKLNSLKRSLRFVNFEDRVASNDPTDLIYAFWELFKTTLLIEPAMFIASIDKVAAGREDIEALFKYIGQIDMAISVQSFRLSLPYYSKPDFISDYHTLSVTDLYHPLVEHCVPNSLVTLDSQGVLVTGSNMSGKTTFIRAMAVNALLSQTLFTSCTRKYQAPFVQLFTSIRINDDMEEHKSYFQAEALSVLNIMTQSKSRPVKSLVIIDEIFRGTNTIERVAGAKAILSYFTANQSFVFVSTHDLELAELLGTEYAVYCFEEKVADTRLVFDYKIKPGILKHKNAIAIMAGLGYPESVIADAYAMSEQLREKYKL, from the coding sequence ATGATAGTTGTGCTCGTATTAATCGTTTTAATTTTATCGCTTTACCTGTACTCCGGGTACAGGGCTATTGGTAAGCGGCAGGCCTTAACGGAGGATATCAACGAAGCCTGGGCCAAGCCCCTTGATAACTACCGTGATATTAACCTGATAGCATCCTATCATCATTATTTAAAAACCGAAAGCGCGGTATCCGATTCAATCGCGGCTGATATCGACCTGGAAAGTGTTTTTTATTATGCCGACAGAACAAGCTCTAAAATCGGTCAGCAATGTTTATATCATCAATTGCGCTCGCCGGAAACCGATGCTGAAAATCTGCAAAAGCTGGACCAGTTGACTGAGCAGTTAACCGCAGATGAAGAAACACGCACAGCGATACAACTGGAACTATCCAGATTAAATCATAAAAATGCCTATTACCTGCACGAGCTTTTTAATGGCAGGCATATTCCATTTTACAGCGCTTTACTGATCCAGTACATTCGCTTTGCCTGGTTCCTGTGGATCGTGACCCTGGTTTTAACTATCATTACGCACGCTCAATTGCTTTTTTTATTGGCGTTGGGTTTAACCTTGTTTAATTTCTATCTGCATTACAGCAACAAAAAAAATATACTGAGCTATGTGCATTCGCTGCCGCAGCTTTATGTGTTAATTCAAGTTGCGAAAAATATGACCCAAAGGGTTGAGTTTGCCGGTAACGAAGCCATTCCACAACATTTACAAAAGCTGAATAGCCTGAAAAGGTCGCTCCGCTTTGTGAACTTTGAAGACCGTGTAGCCAGTAACGACCCTACCGATTTAATTTATGCGTTTTGGGAGCTTTTTAAAACTACCTTGCTTATTGAGCCGGCCATGTTTATTGCGTCTATTGATAAAGTAGCCGCAGGCCGAGAGGATATTGAAGCGTTGTTTAAATATATCGGCCAAATTGATATGGCAATCTCCGTACAATCGTTCAGGCTCAGCTTACCTTATTACAGCAAGCCCGATTTTATAAGCGATTATCATACGTTGAGTGTTACCGATTTATACCATCCGCTGGTTGAGCATTGTGTACCGAATAGCCTGGTTACGCTGGATAGCCAGGGTGTGTTGGTTACGGGCTCCAACATGTCGGGCAAAACCACGTTTATCCGGGCAATGGCTGTTAACGCGCTGCTTTCGCAAACTTTATTTACATCGTGCACACGTAAATACCAGGCTCCGTTTGTGCAGCTTTTTACCAGTATCCGCATCAACGATGATATGGAAGAGCATAAAAGTTATTTCCAGGCCGAGGCCTTATCTGTGCTCAACATCATGACCCAGAGCAAGTCCCGGCCAGTTAAAAGTTTGGTAATTATCGACGAGATTTTCCGCGGAACCAATACCATAGAGCGGGTGGCGGGCGCCAAAGCAATATTATCGTATTTTACAGCTAACCAAAGTTTTGTTTTTGTTTCCACTCACGATTTGGAATTGGCCGAATTATTGGGAACCGAATATGCTGTTTATTGCTTTGAAGAAAAGGTGGCGGATACGCGCTTGGTTTTTGATTATAAAATAAAGCCAGGCATCCTGAAACACAAAAACGCCATTGCTATTATGGCCGGTTTAGGCTATCCCGAATCGGTTATTGCGGATGCTTACGCGATGAGCGAACAGTTGCGTGAGAAGTATAAGTTATAG
- a CDS encoding DUF4844 domain-containing protein: protein METKPNHCHHAIMAFLFGEPKKINLPLNRDMKLLSPLLIAIFMIACNQINSPMKVNANAKQKLDKFIAKSKFNEEPATLYNGLGNPKLKPELTGLINEAAKDFLHTTGNHPTEEKFQSNIATGLARFDRLYLELDTEDRERICHYFEELMDCVGLKSSNGQLNNWMYCFDPSKKK from the coding sequence ATGGAAACCAAACCAAACCATTGCCACCATGCTATTATGGCATTTTTATTTGGAGAGCCGAAAAAAATAAATTTACCTTTAAACAGAGATATGAAGTTACTAAGCCCATTGTTGATTGCGATTTTTATGATAGCTTGCAACCAAATTAACTCACCAATGAAAGTTAATGCAAACGCTAAACAGAAGCTTGATAAGTTTATTGCGAAGTCAAAATTTAATGAAGAACCCGCCACGCTATATAACGGATTAGGGAACCCGAAGCTAAAACCAGAGTTAACGGGTTTGATCAATGAGGCGGCCAAGGATTTTCTACATACAACAGGCAACCATCCTACGGAAGAAAAATTCCAGAGTAACATTGCCACTGGCTTAGCCAGATTCGACAGATTATATCTTGAACTCGATACTGAAGACAGGGAAAGGATATGCCATTATTTTGAGGAATTAATGGACTGTGTAGGCCTTAAAAGCTCAAACGGACAACTCAACAATTGGATGTACTGCTTTGACCCAAGTAAGAAAAAATAA
- a CDS encoding DNA-3-methyladenine glycosylase family protein: MFSQFNRDNYHQLCDRLAAQDADLYAIIRQYGYPPFWSRPNTFESLVHIILEQQVSLASALATLNKLKEKIQEITPARVMLLTDEELKACYFSRQKTVYIRHLAENILNGNLSLEELELMPDEHIRQKLTSIKGIGNWTVDIYLIFIVHHGDVFPIGDLAAVNALKKVKNIPLATREEVLAIARQWKPNQTIATMLLWHFYLESRKK, from the coding sequence ATGTTTAGCCAGTTTAACCGGGATAACTATCACCAGCTTTGCGACAGGCTTGCCGCCCAGGATGCGGACTTATACGCCATCATCCGGCAATACGGCTACCCGCCATTCTGGTCGCGCCCTAATACATTCGAGTCGCTGGTGCATATTATCCTGGAGCAGCAGGTATCATTGGCTTCAGCTCTTGCAACATTAAATAAGCTGAAGGAAAAGATACAGGAGATCACTCCGGCGCGGGTGATGTTATTGACCGATGAAGAGCTCAAAGCCTGTTACTTTAGCCGGCAAAAAACCGTTTACATACGCCACCTCGCCGAAAACATATTGAACGGCAACCTATCGCTCGAAGAATTAGAATTAATGCCCGACGAGCACATCCGCCAAAAGCTGACCTCCATTAAAGGCATAGGCAACTGGACGGTAGATATCTACCTGATATTTATTGTTCATCATGGTGATGTATTTCCCATCGGCGACCTGGCGGCGGTAAACGCCTTAAAAAAGGTTAAAAATATCCCCTTAGCAACCCGGGAAGAGGTTTTAGCTATAGCCAGGCAATGGAAACCAAACCAAACCATTGCCACCATGCTATTATGGCATTTTTATTTGGAGAGCCGAAAAAAATAA
- a CDS encoding DUF433 domain-containing protein, producing the protein MIAVKEFITIDQDILFGKPVFKGTRVPVESLIDHLENGITLDEFLEDFPSVKKEQAIAILEIANTILMSSNIEKLYEAVA; encoded by the coding sequence ATGATAGCAGTTAAAGAGTTTATCACCATTGATCAGGATATTCTATTTGGAAAACCTGTTTTTAAAGGAACACGGGTACCGGTAGAATCATTAATCGATCATCTCGAAAACGGGATTACGCTGGATGAGTTTTTGGAGGATTTTCCTTCGGTAAAAAAGGAGCAGGCCATTGCCATACTTGAAATAGCCAATACCATACTGATGTCGAGCAATATTGAAAAACTATATGAAGCTGTTGCTTGA
- a CDS encoding M16 family metallopeptidase, giving the protein MDYQVYTLPNGIRLLHKHAVSTIAHCCFLVNAGARDEEAGKDGLAHFIEHLLFKATERRNTNQILNHLELVGADLNAYTTKEYTCIHASFLKEHLERAIDLTEDLVFHSTFPEEELVKEKSVILDEIASYLDQPDEAIQDDFEDVLFKGHPLGRNILGTVESVNQLNKKDISHFIAQNYNTHQMVFAVLGEYDFKKLVKLAERYFGDIKANTAVKNRIKPIVKPGELVKLSRPISQTHGVIGSQAYASSNPQKNGLLLLNNILGGIGMSSRLNLQIREKYGIAYSIESNYMAFSDTGLFTIYFGTDSEKAERAIRLIHKELKKLREEKLGVLQLQQAKRKFIGQIALGEENKIGLIIAMAKSLLDFDRIDTLEEIFAKINAATAEEMLAISNEIFDPAVLTTLLFEPND; this is encoded by the coding sequence ATGGATTATCAGGTTTACACACTGCCTAACGGCATCAGATTATTGCACAAACACGCCGTATCAACAATTGCGCATTGCTGTTTTTTGGTTAACGCCGGTGCCCGCGACGAGGAAGCAGGGAAGGACGGGCTGGCTCATTTTATAGAGCACTTGCTTTTTAAGGCCACTGAGCGGCGCAATACCAACCAGATTTTAAATCACCTGGAGTTAGTTGGAGCCGATTTAAACGCTTATACCACCAAAGAATATACGTGCATCCATGCGTCGTTTTTGAAAGAACACCTGGAGCGGGCCATCGACCTCACCGAAGATCTGGTTTTTCATTCCACCTTCCCCGAAGAAGAACTGGTGAAAGAGAAGAGTGTGATACTGGACGAGATTGCATCCTACCTTGACCAGCCGGATGAGGCTATTCAGGACGATTTTGAGGATGTTTTATTTAAAGGACACCCGCTGGGCCGCAATATTTTAGGCACTGTAGAATCGGTAAATCAGCTTAATAAAAAAGACATCAGCCATTTTATTGCTCAGAATTACAACACGCATCAAATGGTGTTTGCCGTATTGGGCGAATATGATTTTAAAAAATTAGTTAAGCTTGCCGAAAGATATTTTGGCGATATTAAAGCCAATACTGCTGTTAAAAACCGGATCAAGCCTATTGTTAAGCCGGGGGAATTGGTTAAGCTATCCCGGCCTATTTCGCAAACTCATGGGGTTATCGGCAGCCAGGCTTATGCTTCATCAAACCCTCAAAAAAACGGACTGCTGCTGCTCAATAATATTTTGGGGGGTATTGGTATGAGTTCCAGGCTAAATTTGCAGATCCGCGAAAAGTACGGCATTGCCTATAGCATCGAATCAAACTATATGGCATTTTCGGACACTGGATTATTTACCATTTACTTTGGCACAGATAGCGAAAAAGCCGAACGGGCCATACGGCTGATCCATAAAGAGCTAAAAAAATTGCGTGAAGAAAAGCTGGGCGTCTTGCAACTGCAACAAGCCAAAAGAAAATTTATAGGGCAGATTGCCCTGGGCGAGGAAAACAAAATAGGCCTTATTATAGCGATGGCCAAAAGTTTGCTCGACTTTGACAGGATAGATACCCTTGAAGAGATATTCGCCAAGATAAATGCCGCAACAGCCGAAGAAATGCTGGCCATTAGCAACGAGATTTTTGATCCCGCGGTGTTAACAACCTTGCTTTTTGAACCTAACGATTAA
- a CDS encoding pyridoxamine 5'-phosphate oxidase family protein, protein MSKFFNSIQNQHKAFIEKQKMFFVASAPLSADGHVNLSPKGLDCFRVLSDNRVMYMDIIGSGNETSAHILENGRITLMFCAFDGPPLILRLYGKGYTVLPHDEEWPTLAKHFDLLLSTRQIIVADIEQVQTSCGFSVPLYNYAGERDHAIKWAENKGAEGLEKYKEEKNRLSMDGLPTALY, encoded by the coding sequence ATGAGTAAGTTTTTTAACAGCATTCAAAATCAACATAAAGCCTTTATCGAAAAACAGAAAATGTTTTTTGTTGCATCGGCTCCCTTAAGCGCGGATGGGCATGTTAATCTTTCGCCAAAGGGATTGGACTGCTTCCGGGTACTGTCAGACAACCGGGTGATGTACATGGATATCATCGGCAGCGGCAACGAAACCTCGGCCCACATTTTGGAGAATGGCCGTATCACGCTGATGTTTTGCGCGTTTGACGGCCCCCCGCTCATCCTTCGGCTTTACGGCAAAGGTTATACGGTATTACCCCACGATGAGGAATGGCCCACTTTAGCCAAACATTTTGATCTGCTGCTTTCAACCCGGCAGATTATTGTTGCCGATATTGAACAGGTGCAAACATCGTGTGGTTTTAGCGTACCTTTATATAACTACGCGGGTGAAAGGGACCATGCTATTAAATGGGCCGAGAACAAAGGTGCTGAAGGACTTGAAAAGTATAAAGAAGAGAAGAACAGATTGAGTATGGATGGATTACCTACAGCTTTGTATTAA
- a CDS encoding DUF5615 family PIN-like protein, with product MKLLLDENLPKRLKADLTPHEVYTVRDLGWNGIKNGELLKLMQKDEFDVLLTFDKNIQYQQNFQKYPLPVLVLNARDNTYLTLSQLVPQIIAVLNGTLQPGGTIVNI from the coding sequence ATGAAGCTGTTGCTTGATGAGAATCTTCCTAAAAGATTGAAAGCTGACTTAACACCACACGAAGTTTATACCGTTCGGGATCTGGGTTGGAACGGTATAAAAAACGGCGAATTATTGAAGTTAATGCAAAAAGATGAATTTGATGTGTTATTAACATTTGATAAGAATATTCAATATCAGCAAAACTTTCAAAAATATCCCTTACCTGTTTTAGTTTTAAATGCCAGGGATAATACCTACTTAACCCTATCTCAATTAGTTCCTCAAATAATCGCAGTTTTGAATGGCACACTTCAACCTGGGGGCACTATAGTTAATATATAA
- a CDS encoding replication-associated recombination protein A, with the protein MSTLPPLAERMRPKNLDEYVGQKHLVGPGAVLRKAIESGSLPSMIFWGPPGVGKTTLAYIISQSLDRPFFSLSAINSGVKDVREVIEKASLLKQQDATLPVLFIDEIHRFSKSQQDSLLGAVERGIVTLIGATTENPSFEVISALLSRCQVYILKPLSEDDLIHLLQTSQQQDEVLKKRNITIEDYEALIRLSGGDARKLLNIFELLINSLDGESITITNELVLEHVQQNLALYDKAGEQHYDIISAFIKSMRGTDPNGAVYWLARMIVGGEDPLFIARRMLILASEDIGNANPNALLLAQSCFNAVNVIGMPESQLILSQTAIYLATSAKSNSATTAIGAAIAMVRETGDLPVPLHLRNAPTKLMKNIGYGKNYKYAHSFEGNFADQDFLPEAIRGTKLYQPGNNARELESKEKLKKLWGDRYKY; encoded by the coding sequence ATGAGTACGCTACCACCATTGGCCGAACGTATGCGCCCAAAAAATCTGGACGAATATGTTGGGCAAAAGCATTTAGTAGGGCCGGGGGCTGTATTGCGCAAGGCGATAGAATCGGGTTCGTTACCGTCCATGATTTTCTGGGGGCCGCCTGGTGTTGGTAAAACTACGCTGGCTTATATTATCTCTCAATCGTTAGACAGGCCTTTTTTCTCCCTGAGCGCCATTAACTCGGGCGTGAAGGATGTTCGCGAAGTAATTGAAAAAGCATCCCTGTTAAAGCAGCAAGACGCTACCTTGCCTGTGTTGTTTATTGATGAAATTCATCGCTTCTCTAAATCACAACAGGATTCCTTATTGGGGGCAGTGGAGCGGGGTATAGTTACCTTAATTGGCGCTACTACCGAAAATCCTTCCTTCGAGGTAATCTCGGCTTTGCTTTCCCGCTGCCAGGTTTATATTTTAAAACCTTTGAGCGAGGACGACTTGATTCACCTGCTACAAACGTCGCAGCAGCAAGACGAAGTTTTAAAGAAGCGGAACATTACTATTGAAGACTATGAGGCGCTGATACGCTTATCAGGTGGAGATGCACGCAAGCTGCTCAATATTTTTGAATTGCTGATCAACTCGCTGGATGGAGAAAGCATCACCATTACCAACGAACTTGTATTGGAGCATGTGCAGCAAAACCTGGCGCTGTATGATAAGGCAGGCGAGCAGCATTATGATATTATATCGGCCTTTATTAAATCCATGCGGGGGACCGATCCCAACGGCGCCGTATACTGGCTGGCCCGGATGATAGTTGGCGGCGAGGACCCTTTGTTTATTGCCCGGCGGATGCTCATTTTAGCTTCGGAAGATATTGGCAATGCCAACCCCAACGCTTTGCTTTTGGCGCAAAGCTGTTTTAACGCGGTAAACGTGATCGGTATGCCCGAGTCGCAGCTGATCCTGTCGCAAACGGCTATTTATTTGGCAACTTCAGCTAAAAGCAATTCAGCCACCACGGCCATCGGTGCGGCAATAGCCATGGTGCGCGAAACCGGCGACCTGCCCGTACCCTTACATTTACGTAATGCCCCAACCAAGCTGATGAAAAATATTGGCTATGGCAAAAATTACAAATACGCGCACAGTTTTGAAGGTAATTTTGCCGACCAGGATTTTTTGCCCGAAGCTATCCGCGGAACAAAGTTATACCAGCCCGGTAACAATGCGCGCGAACTCGAATCTAAAGAGAAGCTAAAGAAACTCTGGGGCGACAGGTACAAATACTAA
- a CDS encoding helix-turn-helix domain-containing protein, translating into MMRKEKLTITDKNYYKTMRAIYDLMNQGEDHLTEADVEKLKEMTVAAERYEDEILKLKPVQQPQSLTEIVELFMYENKLSQAKLADKLGIGKPKLSQILTGKRQPDIFFLKALYNKLNIDPRFILEHI; encoded by the coding sequence ATGATGAGAAAAGAAAAGTTAACCATAACAGATAAAAACTATTACAAAACAATGAGAGCCATTTATGATTTAATGAATCAAGGCGAAGATCATTTGACGGAAGCAGATGTGGAAAAACTAAAGGAAATGACTGTTGCCGCTGAACGTTACGAGGACGAGATACTGAAGCTTAAACCAGTTCAACAACCCCAGTCGCTAACTGAAATTGTTGAACTGTTTATGTATGAAAATAAACTTTCACAGGCCAAGTTGGCCGATAAATTGGGTATTGGAAAGCCGAAATTATCCCAAATACTTACAGGCAAGCGGCAGCCGGATATTTTTTTCTTAAAGGCTCTTTATAATAAGTTAAATATCGATCCTCGATTTATTTTGGAGCATATTTGA